The Podarcis raffonei isolate rPodRaf1 chromosome 2, rPodRaf1.pri, whole genome shotgun sequence genome window below encodes:
- the LOC128408080 gene encoding uncharacterized protein LOC128408080: MVTALAVAAGDAGLYFPYLLSGGWDGKLCLWDLHNHSLQNAFSSLPEDNGPILDMAYSPKRREFAFSSSTGRVFICAFNPHCAELVLLAELCGHKAAVVALVWHPLEDKWVSGAEDGSIRLWSEDGGCCVQNLRASRGITCLCIDQVNGCILAGVHDTIRVYDPNSGVQVQSYTGHQDSVKGLIHVPEMEQYVSVSLDGTVCMWKAYRPGEQLATQVRW; encoded by the exons ATGGTGACAGCACTTGCTGTGGCAGCCGGCGATGCTGGACTGTACTTCCCCTACCTG CTTAGTGGAGGATGGGATGGAAAGCTGTGTCTTTGGGACCTGCACAACCACTCTTTGCAAAACGCCTTTTCCAGTCTACCTGAGGACAACGGGCCCATCCTGGATATGGCCTACTCCCCAAAGAG GAGGGAATTTGCTTTCTCTTCTAGCACTGGCAGAGTTTTTATCTGTGCTTTCAATCCTCACTGTGCTGAACTGGTGCTCCTGGCTGAGCTCTGTGGGCACAAAGCTGCTGTCGTAGCCTTGGTCTGGCACCCACTAGAGGACAAGTGGGTTAGCGGTGCTGAAGATGGCTCCATTCGGCTCTGG AGCGAAGATGGTGGATGCTGTGTGCAGAACCTGAGAGCCTCCAGAGGGATTACTTGCCTCTGCATCGACCAGGTCAATGGCTGCATTCTTGCAGGGGTCCATGATACCATCAG GGTTTATGATCCAAATTCTGGAGTGCAGGTGCAAAGTTACACAGGGCACCAAGATTCCGTCAAGGGACTCATCCATGTCCCAGAAATGGAGCAG TATGTGTCGGTCTCTCTAGATGGCACAGTGTGCATGTGGAAGGCCTATCGCCCGGGGGAGCAGCTCGCGACCCAGGTCAGGTGGTGA